The Acidobacteriota bacterium genome contains a region encoding:
- a CDS encoding pyridoxamine 5'-phosphate oxidase family protein, with protein sequence MIGKLTNEDALKILSDGKLGRLGCIADGEPYVVPINYFFDGKNIYVHSLAGKKINALRVNPRACLQVDEIQDAYHWRSVIAYGNYEEINDEQEREHVLAEMFQRMPHLTPVESKMAKGLSQTIVFRLTVDSVTAVGESW encoded by the coding sequence ATGATAGGCAAACTGACAAACGAGGACGCGCTTAAAATTTTGAGCGACGGCAAACTGGGCCGGTTGGGTTGCATTGCCGATGGTGAGCCGTATGTTGTGCCGATCAATTACTTTTTTGACGGCAAAAATATTTATGTGCATTCATTGGCGGGGAAAAAAATCAATGCGCTTCGCGTCAATCCGCGCGCTTGTTTGCAGGTGGACGAAATTCAGGATGCTTACCATTGGCGTAGCGTCATCGCTTATGGCAATTACGAAGAAATCAATGATGAACAAGAGCGCGAACACGTGCTGGCCGAAATGTTTCAGCGTATGCCTCATCTGACTCCGGTTGAATCGAAAATGGCCAAAGGGTTGAGCCAGACCATAGTGTTTCGCTTGACGGTGGATTCAGTCACCGCTGTCGGCGAAAGTTGGTAG
- a CDS encoding universal stress protein — protein sequence MKILVAVDGSPFSLAAVDEASRMPWPTGSEVKFVSTVEMPTPVVVGTMPMPDNYYTEWEKALEDQAVSNTANALARFYEKGGAGVEASAKTLKGDPKVSIVEEAEHWGADLIIVGTHGYNAFERFWLGSVSRSVASHAHCSVEIVRQAKNESPSPVKRMKILLAVDGSECGNKALEEVATRPWPAGSEVCVLSVIHLPMTPTPETWALPNSYYAQVEKIGREQADEIVKKAIDRLSESNASREIPLTLLGQAIIGHAEETIIGTAKEWGADLIVLGSHGYRGFRRFLLGSVSQAVASHAPCSVEIVRAHEG from the coding sequence ATGAAAATTTTGGTCGCAGTTGACGGCTCGCCGTTCAGTCTGGCCGCAGTTGATGAGGCATCTCGTATGCCGTGGCCGACTGGTAGCGAAGTAAAATTTGTTTCTACGGTTGAAATGCCAACCCCGGTTGTGGTTGGGACCATGCCAATGCCAGACAATTATTACACTGAATGGGAAAAGGCGCTTGAAGATCAAGCCGTTTCCAACACAGCGAATGCGCTTGCACGGTTTTATGAAAAAGGCGGCGCTGGCGTTGAGGCTTCGGCCAAAACCTTGAAAGGCGATCCGAAGGTTTCGATTGTGGAGGAAGCTGAGCATTGGGGAGCCGATCTGATTATTGTTGGAACCCACGGTTACAACGCGTTTGAACGGTTCTGGTTGGGGTCGGTTTCGCGCTCTGTGGCATCGCATGCACATTGTTCTGTGGAAATTGTGCGGCAAGCGAAAAACGAATCGCCCTCTCCTGTCAAGCGGATGAAAATTTTGCTGGCTGTTGATGGTTCGGAATGTGGGAACAAGGCGTTGGAAGAAGTCGCCACTCGCCCATGGCCTGCTGGCAGTGAAGTCTGTGTGCTGTCAGTCATTCATTTGCCGATGACGCCGACGCCTGAAACCTGGGCGCTGCCGAACAGCTATTATGCCCAGGTGGAAAAAATCGGGCGCGAACAGGCCGACGAGATTGTCAAAAAAGCGATTGACCGTTTGAGTGAAAGCAATGCCAGTCGGGAGATTCCTTTGACATTGCTCGGCCAGGCCATTATCGGCCATGCGGAAGAAACCATAATTGGTACGGCTAAAGAATGGGGAGCGGATTTAATTGTGCTTGGCTCGCACGGGTACAGAGGCTTCCGGAGATTTTTGTTAGGATCGGTTTCTCAGGCTGTGGCATCGCACGCGCCATGTTCTGTCGAGATCGTGCGCGCGCACGAAGGCTGA
- a CDS encoding C40 family peptidase — protein MRKAYRLVVCLLALSGTLVLVGMRAEAQDRIRISGRDLALREIYPAEFSRSFRPGAGNSIAKPYSRNTAVSREREAKTNIEAMLYLAIRDRLGAPYRSSGTDDRGYDCSGFVWRVFQEAGIDLTRTSARTLWKSLPEATEEEETEFGTLVFFEGLTHVGIVRDRYSFYHASTSQGVTRSFYSGYWEDKVIGFRRVPLPKKMEPTRK, from the coding sequence ATGCGAAAAGCATATCGGCTAGTAGTGTGTCTGTTGGCTCTTTCCGGAACATTGGTATTGGTTGGAATGCGTGCTGAGGCGCAGGATCGAATTCGGATTTCCGGGCGTGATTTGGCACTACGCGAAATTTATCCCGCGGAATTCAGCCGGTCATTCAGGCCGGGAGCAGGAAATTCCATTGCCAAACCGTATTCGCGCAATACCGCGGTTAGCCGTGAACGCGAAGCGAAAACCAACATTGAGGCAATGCTTTACCTGGCCATTCGGGATCGTTTGGGCGCGCCTTATCGTTCCAGCGGAACGGATGATCGTGGCTATGATTGTTCAGGCTTTGTCTGGCGAGTGTTTCAGGAGGCTGGCATTGATCTGACCAGAACTTCTGCCCGTACGCTTTGGAAGTCCCTCCCAGAAGCCACGGAGGAGGAAGAAACCGAGTTTGGCACGCTGGTTTTTTTTGAAGGATTGACTCATGTCGGAATTGTGCGCGACCGGTATTCGTTCTATCACGCTTCTACTTCGCAGGGAGTCACTCGCTCGTTTTACTCAGGATACTGGGAAGACAAAGTGATCGGTTTCCGGCGAGTGCCTTTGCCGAAAAAGATGGAGCCGACCAGAAAGTAA
- a CDS encoding pre-peptidase C-terminal domain-containing protein, with the protein MGSITVTAPANCSWTTTGNPGWVTINSGASGTGNGTISYTVATNNSPSARQATLTISGQSFLVNQGGQNGSCAVTPIVAGQTLNGTLAISDCYSLQRGQRYPADRYSFSGTAGQRVAIRADSSVVDTFLYLMDPTGTVVASNDDGDSRTSARIPAGTGFFTLPSSGVYQIEVTSFSTTAATGAYSVNLSSGSTNCSYTASPAEQSFAAAGSNGSIAVTVTGTGCTWTASSNADWVMITSGATGGGNGTVNFTVTANSGLTRTAYVVVAGQLVSITQTGAGAAAFGRWDVQTSGTFNQLNQVYFLDDTHGWTVGGNSTAFSTSDGGASWNPFSVGGPIQSLNSVRFFDANLGWVGGEKLTATTTNGGLSWPRLDFTTGTRYRIFPVDATNAFTVGELGGGGFVASTVMIPFLGFGSETQTLTTLYPLRDVSFFNSDNGWAVGDKGLIFRMSKGGSHFDEQTGATTQNLNGIFALDLSTAWAVGNGGIILKTTNGGTNWTQQPSGVTTPLRAVYFLNTDRGWAVGDGGVILVTHNGGNVWAPENSSVAADLRSVHATSLNAAYAVGANGTIVKRSPCAFTLSATMASFEFGGGTGSFNVTTTGGCQWAATSNANWITITSGSPGSGNGTVNFSITANTGPARMGAITVADQTFTITQAVSCVSVSGINPTSGVVGATVTITGTNFTSVNAVKFSNNVPATFTVVGDTQIATTVPAGATTGSITIGSQLCGEVTTPTFTVLPKPTIMLTPSSPLAGVGQTIQFTATISQTLPTGISLMLNSSNPAVGSVPLNPSIQAGQTSAQFNVSGASAGTTIITVTVPAQYGGASANTTLTVAAGFEADVAPRPNGNVNGQVTVTDWTQVGRFIAGLDTAAVGNEFQRADCAPRGSLGDGRLTIIDWVQAGRYAAGLDPVVAMGGPTAPIPFAAKEEPLSLLAAGTSLVRAELVQTKSLTTAGKDQQVIKLAAQGDENALSFSLMFEPSKWRFLSAELTDETAGATLIINREQAAQGKLGFLFAYPTGKTLPSGEIRLFTVTFEPILDSESLFVAFGDLPIPREVSDINANRLPSSFIADYGFAGATACANVSAASFAADHLAAEQIVAAFGSDLSATTAVAQALPLPTSLGGVTVKIADSKGVERFAGLFFVSSGQINYLLPADVAEGIARVTIMGNGKTAIGLIDVAPIAPSLFAANADGQGLAAAVLLRVRSDGSQSYEHIAQFDSTNNRFVAVPIEFGEASDQLFLLLYGTGLRHNAGHTIKASIGGVETAVQFAGAAEGFAGLDQINLNLPRSLAGHGEAEIRLTIDDQSTNAVKVLIR; encoded by the coding sequence ATGGGGTCAATCACGGTTACCGCTCCGGCCAATTGTTCATGGACAACAACTGGCAACCCCGGTTGGGTGACGATCAATTCCGGCGCATCGGGAACCGGAAATGGCACTATTAGCTACACCGTCGCAACCAACAATTCCCCCAGTGCGCGGCAGGCGACTTTGACAATTTCCGGTCAGAGCTTTCTCGTCAACCAAGGTGGTCAAAACGGCAGTTGCGCCGTCACGCCGATTGTTGCCGGGCAAACACTCAATGGCACGTTGGCAATCAGCGATTGTTATTCGCTCCAACGCGGCCAGCGGTATCCGGCGGATCGGTATTCGTTTTCCGGCACAGCCGGCCAGCGCGTCGCCATTCGCGCGGATTCTTCCGTCGTAGACACATTTTTGTACCTGATGGATCCGACCGGAACTGTTGTCGCCTCAAATGACGATGGCGATTCCCGCACCAGCGCGCGCATTCCGGCAGGAACAGGTTTTTTCACCCTGCCGAGTTCGGGGGTTTACCAGATCGAAGTCACATCGTTCAGCACGACGGCAGCAACCGGCGCGTATTCCGTCAATTTGAGCAGCGGCTCGACCAATTGCAGTTACACCGCCTCCCCTGCGGAACAAAGCTTCGCAGCCGCTGGCAGCAATGGATCAATCGCTGTCACTGTCACAGGAACAGGTTGCACTTGGACTGCGTCCAGCAATGCCGATTGGGTGATGATTACTTCCGGCGCAACGGGCGGCGGAAACGGCACGGTGAATTTCACCGTCACGGCCAACTCCGGGCTGACCAGAACGGCGTATGTCGTCGTCGCAGGTCAGCTTGTCTCCATCACACAAACAGGCGCCGGTGCGGCAGCATTTGGTCGTTGGGATGTGCAAACGTCCGGCACATTCAATCAACTCAATCAGGTTTATTTTCTCGATGACACGCACGGTTGGACGGTGGGAGGAAACTCCACGGCTTTTTCCACCTCAGATGGCGGCGCATCGTGGAATCCGTTTTCAGTCGGCGGCCCAATACAATCGCTGAATTCCGTGCGGTTTTTTGACGCCAATCTGGGTTGGGTGGGAGGAGAAAAGTTGACCGCCACCACCACAAACGGAGGTCTGAGTTGGCCGCGTTTGGATTTCACCACCGGAACGCGATACAGAATTTTTCCCGTCGACGCGACGAACGCCTTTACCGTGGGCGAATTGGGCGGCGGGGGCTTTGTCGCCAGCACGGTGATGATTCCCTTTTTGGGCTTCGGGTCGGAAACCCAGACGTTGACCACGCTCTATCCCCTTCGCGACGTTTCCTTTTTCAATTCGGATAATGGTTGGGCGGTCGGTGACAAAGGGCTGATTTTTCGTATGTCAAAAGGCGGGAGCCATTTTGACGAACAAACCGGCGCAACGACGCAAAATTTGAATGGCATTTTCGCACTGGATTTGAGCACCGCCTGGGCAGTCGGCAATGGCGGTATCATTCTGAAAACAACGAACGGTGGCACAAACTGGACACAGCAACCCAGCGGTGTCACGACTCCATTGCGGGCAGTTTATTTCCTCAACACAGACAGAGGTTGGGCGGTCGGTGATGGTGGCGTCATTCTGGTGACGCATAACGGCGGCAATGTTTGGGCGCCTGAAAACAGCAGCGTTGCCGCAGATTTGCGCAGCGTTCACGCCACCAGCCTCAATGCGGCGTACGCCGTCGGTGCAAACGGAACCATCGTCAAACGCTCGCCTTGCGCATTTACGCTTTCCGCGACGATGGCGTCGTTTGAATTCGGCGGAGGCACTGGTTCGTTCAACGTTACGACAACCGGCGGTTGTCAGTGGGCCGCGACCAGCAACGCCAATTGGATCACCATCACCAGCGGTTCACCCGGCAGCGGCAATGGTACAGTGAATTTCAGCATTACCGCCAACACCGGACCAGCTCGCATGGGAGCGATCACCGTCGCAGATCAAACGTTCACCATCACGCAGGCCGTTTCCTGCGTGAGCGTTTCCGGCATCAATCCAACAAGTGGCGTTGTCGGAGCCACCGTGACCATTACCGGCACAAATTTCACCAGCGTAAATGCAGTTAAGTTTTCCAATAACGTACCGGCGACGTTTACCGTGGTCGGCGATACACAGATCGCAACGACGGTTCCCGCCGGAGCAACGACGGGTTCAATCACCATCGGCAGCCAACTCTGCGGTGAAGTGACGACGCCCACATTCACCGTTTTACCCAAACCGACGATCATGCTTACGCCGTCATCGCCATTGGCGGGAGTCGGCCAAACGATCCAGTTCACCGCCACAATCAGCCAGACATTGCCGACAGGGATCAGTCTGATGCTGAACTCTTCCAACCCGGCAGTTGGCTCAGTCCCACTCAATCCGTCCATACAGGCAGGTCAAACTTCCGCGCAATTCAATGTCAGCGGAGCTTCGGCGGGCACAACGATCATCACAGTCACAGTTCCCGCGCAGTATGGCGGGGCCAGCGCCAACACCACCTTGACCGTCGCCGCCGGCTTTGAAGCGGACGTGGCGCCTCGCCCCAACGGCAACGTCAACGGACAAGTTACGGTCACGGATTGGACTCAAGTGGGACGCTTCATCGCCGGTTTGGACACGGCTGCCGTTGGTAATGAATTCCAGCGAGCCGACTGCGCTCCGCGCGGTTCGTTGGGCGATGGACGGTTGACAATCATAGACTGGGTGCAGGCCGGACGGTACGCCGCCGGACTCGATCCCGTTGTTGCAATGGGCGGGCCAACCGCGCCGATTCCCTTCGCAGCCAAAGAAGAACCGTTGTCGCTTTTGGCTGCCGGCACTTCGCTGGTGCGCGCGGAATTGGTTCAAACCAAATCGCTGACCACCGCCGGCAAAGATCAACAGGTCATCAAGCTGGCGGCGCAAGGAGACGAAAATGCTTTGAGTTTCAGTCTGATGTTCGAGCCTTCCAAATGGCGATTCCTTTCCGCTGAATTAACGGATGAAACGGCTGGCGCGACATTGATCATCAATCGCGAACAAGCCGCACAGGGAAAACTCGGCTTTCTATTTGCGTACCCGACCGGCAAAACTCTCCCATCCGGGGAAATTCGTTTGTTTACGGTGACCTTTGAACCGATCTTGGATTCAGAATCGCTGTTCGTTGCGTTCGGCGATTTGCCGATTCCGCGCGAAGTTAGCGACATCAATGCCAATCGCTTGCCGTCCAGTTTCATTGCCGATTACGGTTTTGCGGGTGCGACGGCTTGCGCAAACGTTTCCGCCGCAAGCTTCGCTGCTGACCATCTCGCTGCGGAACAAATCGTAGCGGCGTTTGGCAGCGATCTTTCGGCGACGACTGCCGTGGCTCAGGCGTTGCCGCTACCGACCTCGCTCGGAGGCGTAACGGTCAAAATCGCGGACAGCAAAGGGGTCGAACGGTTCGCCGGGTTGTTCTTTGTCTCTTCAGGGCAAATCAATTACCTGTTACCTGCCGATGTGGCGGAAGGCATCGCTCGCGTGACCATCATGGGAAACGGCAAAACGGCAATCGGGTTGATTGACGTTGCGCCCATTGCGCCGAGCCTTTTTGCCGCCAATGCAGATGGCCAGGGATTGGCGGCAGCCGTGTTGTTACGCGTTCGCAGCGACGGTTCTCAAAGTTACGAACATATCGCGCAATTCGATTCGACAAACAATCGGTTTGTCGCGGTTCCGATTGAATTCGGCGAAGCCAGCGATCAACTGTTCCTGTTGCTGTATGGAACGGGATTGCGCCACAACGCAGGTCACACAATCAAAGCGTCCATCGGCGGCGTGGAAACGGCTGTGCAGTTTGCCGGAGCGGCGGAGGGATTTGCCGGACTGGATCAAATCAATCTCAACTTGCCGCGCAGTTTGGCGGGTCACGGAGAAGCCGAAATCCGTTTGACGATTGATGACCAATCAACCAATGCGGTGAAAGTTCTCATTCGTTGA
- a CDS encoding lysoplasmalogenase produces the protein MNMSALTFGRLCGFGEADKWLLLLSIGCSVAYLVTQSLQPFPGSIVLKALSIAPLAVLAVRLLRGAKPHGIEWLRDRDNLILGAALGLSCLGDIYLDWGGHFSHGLRAFLFAHFAYILLFVRNWPRPLRPTGWQLILAAIVLIYSLLLSNWLSPNLGEQAIPVMIYICTITVMAVSTILAGFSRRFVWIGAMLFMLSDSMIAAGRFKTPVPLAEYLVWATYYLGQYCIAIGFLREKLGER, from the coding sequence ATGAACATGAGTGCTCTGACCTTCGGCCGGTTGTGCGGATTTGGGGAGGCGGACAAGTGGTTGCTGTTGCTTTCGATTGGTTGCAGCGTGGCATATTTGGTCACGCAAAGTTTGCAGCCGTTTCCGGGCAGCATCGTGCTCAAAGCATTGAGTATCGCGCCGCTGGCAGTTTTGGCGGTTCGGTTGTTGCGCGGAGCCAAACCGCACGGAATTGAATGGTTACGCGACCGCGACAATCTGATTCTGGGTGCGGCGCTCGGATTGTCGTGCCTGGGCGATATTTATCTGGATTGGGGCGGTCATTTCAGTCATGGCTTGCGAGCATTTTTGTTCGCCCACTTTGCGTACATTTTGCTGTTTGTGCGGAACTGGCCACGTCCGTTGCGACCGACCGGCTGGCAATTGATCCTGGCAGCGATTGTCCTGATTTACAGCCTGTTATTGTCGAACTGGTTATCGCCGAATCTTGGCGAACAAGCCATTCCGGTGATGATTTACATTTGTACGATCACGGTAATGGCGGTTTCGACAATTCTGGCGGGATTTTCGCGACGCTTCGTCTGGATCGGAGCGATGTTGTTTATGCTGTCGGATTCGATGATTGCCGCCGGGCGATTCAAAACGCCAGTGCCACTGGCCGAATATCTGGTTTGGGCAACGTATTACCTGGGGCAGTATTGCATTGCCATCGGGTTTTTGCGGGAGAAGTTGGGCGAACGATGA
- a CDS encoding alpha/beta hydrolase has translation MKENHFTFTADDGAKLFVYRWLPDVGIGKAVVHIAHGLAEHAGRYERLAEPLTENGYVVFANDYRGHGKTAQTPEDTGHFADHDGWQRILHDIEELARLERNEFLGHRVILFGHSMGSLVAQHLATRDLFDAVAMSGANGTLSPLARVGKWIAKFERWRLGKHGKSELINNLTFDAFNKAFQPNRTSFDWLSRDEAEVNKYIADPMCGFLCSTQLWVDLLDAMAEAARPEFRARVPKQLPMYLFSGSKDQVNDEGRGSTALAESYRSIGMEKVSYRIFTGARHETLNELNREEVTEHLVDWMNAIVKLLEQRSDS, from the coding sequence ATGAAGGAAAACCATTTCACTTTCACCGCCGACGACGGCGCGAAGCTGTTTGTATATCGCTGGCTGCCGGATGTGGGAATCGGCAAAGCCGTCGTTCACATTGCGCATGGGTTGGCCGAACATGCCGGACGATACGAACGGTTGGCGGAACCGCTGACTGAAAATGGGTACGTCGTGTTCGCCAACGATTATCGCGGCCATGGCAAAACGGCGCAAACGCCCGAAGACACAGGCCATTTTGCCGATCACGACGGTTGGCAGCGAATCCTGCACGACATTGAAGAACTTGCCCGGTTGGAGCGAAACGAATTCCTTGGCCATCGAGTGATTTTGTTTGGCCACAGCATGGGATCGCTGGTGGCGCAGCATCTGGCAACCAGAGATTTGTTCGACGCCGTGGCCATGTCTGGCGCGAATGGAACGCTCAGCCCACTGGCTCGCGTCGGAAAATGGATCGCCAAATTTGAACGCTGGCGATTGGGCAAACACGGCAAGAGCGAGTTGATCAACAATCTGACGTTTGATGCCTTCAACAAAGCGTTCCAGCCGAATCGTACTTCGTTCGACTGGCTTTCGCGCGACGAAGCCGAAGTGAATAAATACATCGCCGATCCGATGTGCGGGTTTTTGTGCTCAACGCAATTGTGGGTGGATTTGCTGGATGCCATGGCCGAAGCTGCCAGGCCGGAATTCCGCGCGCGCGTTCCGAAACAATTGCCGATGTACCTGTTTTCCGGATCAAAAGATCAGGTCAATGACGAAGGGCGCGGGTCAACCGCTCTGGCCGAATCCTATCGCTCGATTGGCATGGAAAAAGTCAGCTATCGCATTTTCACCGGAGCCCGCCACGAAACGCTCAACGAACTCAACCGCGAAGAAGTGACCGAACACCTGGTGGATTGGATGAATGCGATTGTGAAGTTATTGGAACAGCGGAGCGATTCCTGA
- a CDS encoding nuclear transport factor 2 family protein has translation MSPETVQNTVNAYFNAICALDCEAWVATFAADAVSHEPGNPPLAGHEMLRAFFNGVAAGFETISMLPDQIFVVGNEAGVKWSASGMGKSGRPAKFEGIDVFTLNDDGKIQLVKAYWDPAAMMAQLMG, from the coding sequence ATGTCACCTGAAACTGTTCAGAACACTGTCAACGCGTATTTCAACGCCATCTGCGCGCTGGATTGTGAAGCCTGGGTGGCCACGTTTGCCGCTGACGCCGTCAGTCACGAACCCGGCAATCCGCCGCTGGCCGGACATGAAATGTTGCGCGCGTTTTTCAATGGCGTTGCCGCCGGATTTGAAACCATCAGTATGCTGCCCGACCAAATCTTTGTTGTCGGCAACGAAGCCGGTGTGAAGTGGTCAGCCAGCGGAATGGGCAAATCCGGTCGCCCGGCCAAATTTGAAGGCATTGACGTTTTCACGCTCAACGATGACGGCAAGATTCAGTTGGTGAAAGCGTATTGGGACCCGGCGGCGATGATGGCGCAATTGATGGGGTGA
- a CDS encoding enoyl-CoA hydratase: MTTNYENLLLEISAPLARITLNRPERRNALSLALMQELLDCLRQIGPSREIGAIILAAAGKVFSSGHDLNELRGRTLGDYRQLFDVCAELMTAIQRIPQPVIAEVQGVATAAGCQLVATCDLAVAAETAKFATPGVRIGLFCSTPMVALSRAVGRKRALEMLMTGAPIDAETAADWGLINRVVPASELRSETETLAKQIATASPLTISIGKQVFYTQIDLDQSKAYDYTKEVMSLNAMADDAQEGISAFLEKRDACWRGK; the protein is encoded by the coding sequence ATGACGACAAATTACGAAAATCTTCTTTTGGAAATCAGTGCGCCGCTGGCACGCATCACACTCAATCGGCCTGAACGCCGGAACGCGCTTTCTTTGGCGTTGATGCAGGAATTGCTGGATTGCCTTCGCCAGATTGGCCCGTCGCGCGAAATCGGCGCAATCATTTTGGCGGCTGCGGGCAAGGTGTTTTCTTCGGGGCATGATTTGAATGAATTGCGCGGGCGAACGCTGGGCGATTACCGGCAGTTGTTCGATGTGTGCGCGGAACTGATGACGGCGATACAACGCATTCCTCAACCCGTCATCGCCGAAGTGCAAGGCGTTGCCACCGCCGCCGGATGCCAGTTGGTGGCGACCTGCGATCTGGCGGTGGCTGCGGAAACGGCAAAGTTCGCCACGCCAGGAGTCCGCATCGGATTGTTTTGCTCCACGCCGATGGTGGCGCTCAGCCGAGCCGTTGGCCGCAAACGCGCATTGGAAATGTTGATGACGGGCGCTCCGATTGATGCCGAAACCGCCGCCGATTGGGGCTTGATCAATCGAGTGGTTCCAGCCTCGGAATTGCGAAGTGAAACCGAAACGCTGGCCAAACAGATTGCCACCGCCAGCCCATTGACCATCAGCATCGGTAAACAGGTGTTTTACACGCAAATTGATTTGGATCAATCCAAAGCCTACGACTACACCAAGGAAGTGATGAGCTTGAACGCCATGGCCGACGATGCCCAGGAAGGGATCAGCGCGTTTTTGGAAAAGCGCGATGCTTGCTGGCGCGGCAAGTAA
- a CDS encoding c-type cytochrome has protein sequence MAIRLKRFVGFGFLGIIALGIIGLFSSGLWRAFAGPKARTVTNRTYESTPARLERGKYLVENVSGCFFCHSERDWKAEGAPPIEARKGAGTAFPGGPGKLFAPNITPDKETGVGNWTDDELARAIREGVSRDGHALFPIMPYMNYRKLPDEDLAAVVVYLRSIPAVKNAVEKTKLSFPLNFLVNMMPQPLEGSVPAPDMSSPVKRGEHLVTLNSCNDCHTPTDGKGQPLPGMFMAGGFTFNEPSGETTSANLTPDASGISYYDEALFLEVMRTGKVKARQLNPTMPWVGYGKMTDEDLKAIFTYLKSIPAVSHKVDNTEPPTPCKICKGKHGFGDRN, from the coding sequence ATGGCTATTCGCTTGAAGCGGTTTGTTGGTTTTGGATTCCTGGGAATTATCGCTTTGGGGATAATCGGACTTTTCAGTTCCGGGCTTTGGCGCGCGTTCGCTGGGCCAAAAGCCCGCACAGTCACGAATCGAACGTATGAAAGCACTCCGGCGCGGTTGGAGCGCGGAAAGTACCTGGTCGAAAACGTGAGCGGGTGCTTTTTTTGCCATTCGGAGCGCGACTGGAAAGCCGAAGGAGCGCCGCCCATCGAAGCTCGCAAAGGCGCAGGGACAGCGTTTCCTGGCGGGCCGGGAAAGCTTTTTGCTCCGAACATTACGCCGGACAAGGAAACAGGGGTCGGAAATTGGACGGATGATGAATTGGCGCGCGCCATTCGCGAAGGCGTCAGTCGCGACGGTCACGCGCTGTTTCCGATTATGCCGTACATGAATTATCGGAAACTGCCCGATGAAGATTTGGCTGCAGTGGTCGTGTATCTTCGCTCGATTCCGGCGGTGAAAAATGCAGTGGAAAAAACCAAACTGAGTTTTCCGCTGAACTTTTTGGTCAACATGATGCCTCAGCCGTTGGAAGGCTCTGTCCCTGCTCCGGATATGTCTTCGCCGGTAAAACGCGGCGAGCATTTGGTTACCCTGAACAGTTGCAACGATTGCCATACGCCGACGGATGGCAAAGGGCAACCGCTTCCGGGCATGTTCATGGCCGGAGGGTTTACCTTCAATGAACCGAGCGGAGAAACGACTTCGGCCAACCTTACGCCCGACGCTTCGGGCATTTCGTATTATGACGAAGCCTTGTTTCTGGAAGTGATGCGAACCGGAAAGGTCAAAGCCCGTCAACTCAATCCAACCATGCCCTGGGTTGGATACGGCAAAATGACTGACGAAGACCTGAAAGCCATCTTCACCTATCTGAAATCCATTCCGGCAGTCAGCCACAAAGTGGACAACACCGAACCGCCGACGCCCTGCAAAATATGCAAGGGCAAACATGGGTTCGGGGATCGAAACTGA
- a CDS encoding C40 family peptidase, translating into MKTAIRLLRCISSFAPVGLLLVLVSLSVQAQISLDILKRPANEKSALQLPKLPTKLPETEFINFTSLVFPAFYPALQPPPLLLNDEKSALLYQAITQRLGIPYRFFGTDDRGYDCSGFVWRVFQEAGATFDRVAARTLWQQLPEAAPDEIAQFGTLVFFNGLKHVGIVKDAASFYHSSRSEGVTLSNFAGYWESRITGYRRAPMALIESLPKPPKLISTLTCE; encoded by the coding sequence ATGAAAACAGCGATCCGGCTGTTGCGGTGCATCTCTTCGTTTGCCCCAGTTGGTTTGTTGTTGGTTTTGGTGTCATTGAGCGTCCAGGCTCAAATCAGCTTGGACATTTTGAAGCGTCCGGCAAATGAAAAATCCGCATTGCAATTGCCAAAGTTGCCCACGAAGCTGCCAGAAACTGAATTTATCAACTTTACCTCGCTGGTATTTCCGGCGTTTTATCCTGCTTTGCAGCCGCCACCGCTGCTGCTGAACGACGAAAAGTCTGCGTTGCTGTATCAGGCGATCACGCAGCGGCTGGGAATCCCGTATCGCTTTTTCGGAACCGACGATCGCGGGTATGATTGTTCCGGGTTTGTCTGGCGTGTTTTTCAAGAAGCGGGTGCCACGTTTGACCGTGTGGCTGCGCGCACTTTATGGCAGCAGCTCCCCGAAGCCGCCCCTGATGAAATTGCACAGTTTGGCACGCTCGTGTTTTTCAACGGCTTGAAACATGTCGGTATTGTGAAAGACGCTGCAAGTTTTTATCACTCCTCGCGGTCAGAAGGAGTGACTCTTTCCAATTTCGCAGGGTATTGGGAATCGCGCATCACGGGTTATCGCCGTGCTCCAATGGCGTTGATTGAGTCTTTGCCGAAACCGCCGAAATTGATTTCCACGCTAACCTGTGAATGA